GTTTAGATGGGCAATTATTAGGTACTGCTCCAGATGCGTCTTTTGTACTTTACGTTACGGAAAATGTAAATTCTGAAACTAAAATGGAAGAAGCTAACTGGCTTTTTGCAGCAGAAAGAGCCGACTCTGTTGGTGTTGATGTGGTAGGTTCTTCTTTAGGCTATGCAGACTTTGAAGGTTCTGAGCAAGACTATTCTTATCAAGACTTAGATGGTAATACTGCTCTTATAACGAGAGCTGCTGATTGGTTAACATCAAAAGGCGTAATAGTAGTAGTTTCAGCAGGAAACGAAGGAAATAAAGCATGGAAATATATAACCGCACCAGCAGATGGAGATTCGGTAATAGCCGTAGGGGCGGTAGATTCTCAATTAGACTATGTGAATTTCAGCTCTGTAGGACCAAGTTCTGATGGCCAAATAAAGCCCGATGTAGCTGCTAAAGGTGGCTCTACAACAGTGGCAACTCCAAGTAACTTTGTCGGCATGTCAAACGGAACCTCCTTTGCTGCTCCATTAATTACAGGTTTGGTGGCTGGAATTAGAGAAGCTTTTCCAGATTTAACTGCTATGCAAATCAGAGAAATTCTTTTAGAATCTGGAACACAAGCTAGTCAGCCTGATAACTTCTTGGGATACGGAATTCCGAATTTTGAAAGAGCCCAGTACTTAGCCTCCATAAAGCAGCTTTTGAATGGAAATGAGAAAGATATCATAGTCTTCCCTAATCCTACTGAATCAACAAGAAAAGTGAAGGTTTTGGTAGCCAAAGATGAATATGGAACGGAATTTAATGTCACTCTGACCAATACACATGGTGTAGAAGTTTATAAAGATTCGTTTAAAAGTAAGCTTTTTGAATTAGCCATTACACCAAATGACCTTCCAGCGGGCTTATACATTCTTAAAGTTTATAATGAGAATTTCTCTTCTACAGAGCGAATCATGATGGACTAAGTTCTAGCTTATTTTTCATTCTCAAGATACTTTCTTCTGATGTTAAGTTTGGCACATCATTCATGACTAGCCATTTCATGCCGAGTGTTTCATGATTTTTAATTAATGGAGCATTCTCATCCACCTCAAACAGATACCTAATATCATAGTGTTTATGTTCTGGAACACTTTTCCGCTCAGGAATAGTATGAACATCAACGTCAAAAATGGTGGTGTCCTTTTTCAAAGCTACTAAGCCGGTCTCTTCCAATAATTCTTTTTCGGCTACTTGGTAAGTATTCTCATCACCATCACAATGTCCGCCCGGCTGCAGCCATTTATTAAGCTTTGCGTGATGAATTAGCAACACCTTAGTTCTTGATTTGTTTACCACCCAGCAGGAAGCAGTAACATGACCAATCAGTAATGACCTGTCAAAACAGTTTTCGTATTCTTTCACAAAAGCAAGCAACTTTTCTCTCATTGCTTCTTCCTTTTCATTGAAAGCTACATATTGCCTTAAATCAGCTATTAGCTCGTTTCTATTCATCTAATAATGTTAGTTTTGACAAACATTTTAATACATCGCAATTTTCAAAAAAAATCAATCAATGAAAAAATCATTTCTGTCTTTCTTGCTTTTGGCTTCACTTTCGTTTGCCACGCAAGCTCAGGTTACACCTCAACCAAGTCCGGGGGCCAGTTTTTCTCAAACCTTAGGAATTACTAAAATAAGTGTAGACTATTCTAGACCTGGCGTAAAAGGCAGAACTATTTTTGGAGGACTTCTTAAGTACGGAGAAGTATGGAGAACTGGTGCTAATGCTGCCACTAAAATCAAAGTATCAAACGATATCAAAGTAAACGGTCAAACACTTAAAGCTGGTGAATACGCTGTTTTATCTTTTCCTGGTCAGCAAGAATGGAAGGTAGTTTTTAATACAGTAACCACTACCAATCAAAACGATTACGATAAAAGTAAAGATGTACTGACAGTGACAGTTAAGCCTTATAAAGTTGACTTTACCGAAAGTTTCACCATCGATATCTCAGATGTTCATGAAGACATGGCTAAGCTTAATATTTACTGGGAGCACACGGGTATAAGCTTACAATTAGGTGTTAATAATGAAGAGGCTATTATATCAGAGGTGACCACTAGAAATGACGAAGCCGCAGGTGCATTTCAACAGGCTGCCGAATACATGGTGAACAAAAACATGGATTTGGGTACTGCTTTAGAATACATTGATAAGTCAATCATGCTTTCTGAAACTTTCCGTAACACATGGATAAAATCTGTTATTCAGAAACAAATGGGAAGAAATACAGATGCACTTAAAATGGCTCTAAAAGCTCAAAGTTTAGGTGC
This sequence is a window from Arcticibacterium luteifluviistationis. Protein-coding genes within it:
- a CDS encoding S8 family peptidase; protein product: MNKIICLLLLFQSSFLFAQNKYLVVFNDKANSPYSIEQPQDYLSQKAIERREKQGINVTEQDLPVNPAYIQALINADAPVKFTSKWLNAALIDIPETKLAEVLALPFVKGLEGDFPTGLENPAFRKRSNNSGNKSIGTVTIDPGTSLNQLEMLGADQMHAQGFTGKGVLIGLLDSGYLNADDLDVFEALFAENRVVETYNFVNTNLSVYDAHSHGTSVLSCIASSLDGQLLGTAPDASFVLYVTENVNSETKMEEANWLFAAERADSVGVDVVGSSLGYADFEGSEQDYSYQDLDGNTALITRAADWLTSKGVIVVVSAGNEGNKAWKYITAPADGDSVIAVGAVDSQLDYVNFSSVGPSSDGQIKPDVAAKGGSTTVATPSNFVGMSNGTSFAAPLITGLVAGIREAFPDLTAMQIREILLESGTQASQPDNFLGYGIPNFERAQYLASIKQLLNGNEKDIIVFPNPTESTRKVKVLVAKDEYGTEFNVTLTNTHGVEVYKDSFKSKLFELAITPNDLPAGLYILKVYNENFSSTERIMMD
- a CDS encoding NUDIX hydrolase, with protein sequence MNRNELIADLRQYVAFNEKEEAMREKLLAFVKEYENCFDRSLLIGHVTASCWVVNKSRTKVLLIHHAKLNKWLQPGGHCDGDENTYQVAEKELLEETGLVALKKDTTIFDVDVHTIPERKSVPEHKHYDIRYLFEVDENAPLIKNHETLGMKWLVMNDVPNLTSEESILRMKNKLELSPS
- a CDS encoding DUF2911 domain-containing protein, yielding MKKSFLSFLLLASLSFATQAQVTPQPSPGASFSQTLGITKISVDYSRPGVKGRTIFGGLLKYGEVWRTGANAATKIKVSNDIKVNGQTLKAGEYAVLSFPGQQEWKVVFNTVTTTNQNDYDKSKDVLTVTVKPYKVDFTESFTIDISDVHEDMAKLNIYWEHTGISLQLGVNNEEAIISEVTTRNDEAAGAFQQAAEYMVNKNMDLGTALEYIDKSIMLSETFRNTWIKSVIQKQMGRNTDALKMALKAQSLGANDSVYQFYKEAVEEAIIELRASVPAKN